Within the Rhizobium grahamii genome, the region AGGCGCCGCTCGCAAGCGGCATCTGCCATTGCCGGACATGCCGCAAGGTCGCATCCGCCACCACGCTGCCATTCGTCACCTTCCCGGTGCGAACGCTGGTATACGAACAAGGGAAACCGAGCGCCTTCGCCTCGTCGAAGGGCGTCATGCGCACCTTCTGCGGATCATGCGGCTCCCCGATCAGCTATCAGAACGATGCTGACCCCGATCTCGTAGACATAATGACCGTTAGCCTCGATGATCCGGACGCCTACCGCCCGACTTTTCACGTCTGGACATCCGAGAAGGTGGCATGGGACGTCATCTGCGATGAGCTGCCCGCCTACCCACGCGGACGCGCGTAGAGCTGCCCGCCTTGACCGCGACCAACGCCCCGGAAGCTACTCGTTGACGATCTCGACCGTGAACGCAAAGCGTCTCACCTCGCCGGGCGGCAATGTCAGGCTGTAAGGCCGCTTCGCAAGTTCCTTAGAACCATCCTTTTCGGCTGCCATTCCGTGCCAGGGTTCGACGCAGAGGAACGGCGCACCCGGCTTTTGCCAGAGCGCCAGATTGGGCAGATTCTCAAAGGTGAAATGCAACGACGGCCCACCCTCGGCGCCGTAGCGTAGCCCCTTGCCTGCGCCCTCGGGAAAGATCATCGCATCCTGCTTGAACATGCTGGGATCAAGCACAAGCCTGCCCGCCTTGAAGGGCGATGCCAGCTTTCCGGGCGCGATCAACCCGCCCTCAAGCCGAGCCAGGGCAGGCTCTGCCTGATTGTCGAGCGTTACGATGTGGTCCTGCCCTGCAGCGTCAGGCAACGGCCAGACGAAGGCGGGGTGGAAGCCTAGCCCGAAGGGCATCGGCCTCTCGTCGCGATTGGAGACCTCGGCGACAACTGTCAGCTTCCGGCCCTCGAGCACATGCTCGACCGCCAGAAGGAATTCGAACGGAAAGACCGCCTTTGTCGCCGGCGATGACGCAAGCTCATAGCGGCACATGGTGTCGCTGGAGGAAGCAAGCGTGAATTCCGCCCGCCGGGCAAAGCCGTGCTGGTTCATCGGATAGCTCTGGCCGTCGATCATCACTGCATCGCCAGGCGCCTTGCCGACGATGGGAAACAGGACGGGGGAACGCCCGTTCCAGAAAGCAGCGTCGCCGTTCCAGAGCCACGACTTTCCGTCACTGGTGTCGAGCGCCTGCATCTCCGCCCCAAACGAGGAGACGTCAACTGTAAGGTATTGGTTGGCAATCCGTTTCAGGCTTGGCATCGGGCATCCTCTTCGATTTGACTCGCGGCGGACCATATCTGCGCCAACCGCCGATTTCCATCGGCAGTTGGCGCAACACGCCCCTATTGCGGCTTACCGTTCTTCCAGTTCACGTTCTGCCCATAGAGCGGGATCGTAGAAATCGCCATTTT harbors:
- a CDS encoding aldose 1-epimerase family protein — its product is MPSLKRIANQYLTVDVSSFGAEMQALDTSDGKSWLWNGDAAFWNGRSPVLFPIVGKAPGDAVMIDGQSYPMNQHGFARRAEFTLASSSDTMCRYELASSPATKAVFPFEFLLAVEHVLEGRKLTVVAEVSNRDERPMPFGLGFHPAFVWPLPDAAGQDHIVTLDNQAEPALARLEGGLIAPGKLASPFKAGRLVLDPSMFKQDAMIFPEGAGKGLRYGAEGGPSLHFTFENLPNLALWQKPGAPFLCVEPWHGMAAEKDGSKELAKRPYSLTLPPGEVRRFAFTVEIVNE
- a CDS encoding GFA family protein, coding for MSDDKARHTGGCACGAIRYRIDEAPLASGICHCRTCRKVASATTLPFVTFPVRTLVYEQGKPSAFASSKGVMRTFCGSCGSPISYQNDADPDLVDIMTVSLDDPDAYRPTFHVWTSEKVAWDVICDELPAYPRGRA